In a single window of the Deinococcus reticulitermitis genome:
- a CDS encoding molybdopterin oxidoreductase family protein, translating to MAKPPLSREDYLSTYGPTLHYTPPGGLRTVDDYDDLVDTHCCFCGQQCGIKLKVKDNEVVGFEPRYEFPFNRGKLCPKGIKRYLQGSHPDRLLHPMRRTPAGYERISWDEALSETVSKIQEIQAKYGRDSFAMLSGVSLTNEKSYLVGKFARLALQTANLDYNGRLCMVSAGAGNKKAYGIDRSSNHWEDITQAKVIFIIGTNIAECFPITTDYIWRARDNGAKIIYADPRMVPMARTADLFLPLRVGSDSALLMAMLHVLIRDRLIDEEFIRNHTVGFEDAADAVSNATPEWAAEITGIPAEKIELAARWYGEAETGMILHARGLEHQTKGVDNVVSCANLALATGKIGKPGCGHSTITGQGNGQGGREHGHKCDQLPGNRDITNPEHRRYIAEVWGCPEEEIPGKGLTAQEILNEIHAGHIKGLLSLCFNPLVSLPDANFNREALDKLEHYTVIDFFLSETAQHADIVLPGSLHEEDEGTSTSGEGRVIKINAPVTPPGEARRDWEILLDIAERLGRGKYFAYTSTREIFEELRLASRGGTADYSGITWEKVVNTQGVFWPAPQVTQLGKTTMNTAELDSQHPGTPRLYEGGRFYHADGKARFNAVKWRESAEVVDEEYPVWFTTGRVVSQYLSGTQTRRIGPLVDQFPHPKLEIHPRMARQLGIRTDDWVTVQTRRGQVIIQANVVSTIRPDTVFMAYHWGGKESANLLTQRALDPISKIPEYKVSACRVRLATPEEQAEGERVKAMSSVTEKNLPAGYGLRDRRQELRK from the coding sequence ATGGCTAAACCGCCCCTCTCGCGCGAGGACTACCTCAGTACCTACGGCCCCACGCTGCACTACACCCCGCCCGGCGGCTTGCGCACGGTGGACGACTACGACGACCTCGTGGACACCCACTGCTGCTTTTGCGGGCAGCAGTGCGGAATCAAGCTCAAGGTCAAGGACAACGAGGTCGTGGGCTTCGAGCCCCGGTACGAGTTTCCCTTCAATCGGGGCAAGCTGTGCCCCAAGGGCATCAAGCGCTACCTGCAGGGCTCACACCCCGACCGCCTGCTGCATCCCATGCGCCGCACGCCTGCGGGCTACGAGCGCATCAGCTGGGACGAGGCACTCTCGGAAACGGTGAGCAAGATTCAGGAGATTCAGGCAAAGTACGGCCGGGATTCGTTTGCCATGCTCTCCGGCGTCTCGCTGACGAACGAGAAAAGCTACCTCGTGGGCAAGTTCGCCCGCCTCGCCCTCCAGACGGCCAACCTCGACTACAACGGGCGGCTGTGCATGGTGTCTGCCGGAGCCGGGAACAAGAAGGCCTACGGCATCGACCGCTCGTCGAACCACTGGGAGGACATCACCCAGGCGAAGGTCATCTTCATCATCGGGACGAACATCGCCGAGTGCTTCCCGATCACGACGGATTACATCTGGCGGGCGCGCGACAACGGCGCCAAGATCATCTACGCCGACCCGCGCATGGTGCCGATGGCCCGCACCGCCGACCTCTTCCTGCCGCTGCGGGTGGGCAGCGACTCCGCCCTCCTGATGGCGATGCTGCACGTGCTGATCCGCGACCGCCTGATCGACGAGGAGTTCATCCGCAACCACACAGTGGGCTTCGAGGACGCGGCCGACGCGGTGAGCAACGCGACCCCCGAGTGGGCCGCCGAGATCACCGGAATTCCCGCCGAGAAGATCGAACTCGCCGCCCGCTGGTATGGCGAAGCCGAGACGGGCATGATCCTGCACGCACGTGGGCTGGAGCACCAGACCAAGGGCGTGGACAACGTGGTGAGCTGCGCGAATCTCGCGCTGGCGACCGGCAAGATCGGCAAGCCCGGCTGCGGCCACTCCACGATCACCGGGCAGGGCAACGGCCAGGGCGGGCGCGAGCACGGACACAAGTGCGACCAGCTTCCCGGCAACCGCGACATCACCAATCCCGAGCACCGCCGGTACATCGCCGAGGTCTGGGGCTGTCCGGAGGAGGAGATTCCCGGCAAGGGGCTGACCGCGCAGGAGATTCTCAACGAGATCCACGCGGGCCACATCAAGGGCCTGCTCTCGCTGTGCTTCAACCCCCTCGTGTCGCTCCCCGACGCCAACTTCAACCGCGAGGCGCTCGACAAGCTGGAGCACTACACGGTCATCGACTTTTTCCTCTCGGAAACGGCCCAGCACGCCGACATCGTGCTGCCCGGCAGTCTGCACGAGGAGGACGAGGGCACGTCCACCAGCGGCGAGGGCCGGGTCATCAAGATCAACGCGCCCGTCACCCCGCCCGGCGAGGCCCGGCGCGACTGGGAAATCCTGCTGGACATCGCCGAGCGGCTGGGGCGCGGCAAGTATTTTGCGTACACGTCCACCCGCGAGATTTTCGAGGAACTGCGGCTGGCCTCGCGCGGCGGCACCGCCGACTACTCGGGCATCACCTGGGAGAAGGTCGTGAACACCCAGGGCGTGTTCTGGCCCGCTCCGCAGGTCACCCAACTCGGCAAGACCACCATGAATACCGCGGAACTCGACAGCCAGCACCCCGGCACGCCGAGGCTCTACGAGGGCGGCCGGTTCTACCACGCCGACGGCAAGGCCCGCTTCAACGCCGTGAAGTGGCGCGAGAGCGCCGAGGTCGTGGACGAGGAGTACCCGGTCTGGTTTACCACCGGACGCGTGGTGAGCCAGTACCTCAGCGGCACCCAGACCCGCCGCATCGGGCCGCTGGTCGACCAGTTTCCGCACCCCAAGCTGGAGATTCACCCGCGCATGGCGAGGCAGCTGGGCATTCGCACAGACGACTGGGTGACGGTCCAGACCCGGCGCGGGCAGGTCATCATCCAGGCGAACGTGGTCAGCACCATCCGGCCCGACACCGTGTTCATGGCCTACCACTGGGGCGGCAAGGAGAGCGCGAACCTGCTGACCCAGCGGGCACTGGACCCCATCTCCAAGATTCCCGAGTACAAGGTCTCGGCGTGCCGGGTGCGCCTCGCCACCCCCGAGGAACAGGCCGAGGGCGAGCGCGTCAAGGCCATGAGCTCCGTCACCGAGAAGAATCTGCCCGCCGGGTACGGCCTGCGGGATCGCCGTCAGGAGCTACGCAAATGA
- a CDS encoding 4Fe-4S dicluster domain-containing protein, producing MSEMRFFVDPIRCIGCKACMQACSECATHKGKSMIHLEYIERGASTQTAPMVCMHCDLPTCAAVCPADAIKRTEDGVVQSSQAPRCIGCANCVNACPFGVPRYYPEIDQMLKCDMCYDRTSVGQKPMCASVCPSEALFFGTLEEFQSRRHGTPSNTFQFGNQTITTKVFLVLPDQEVGLDMDVIAHMDARFEPDAFDHIDPFAHLEPLPQAQGGPHAQRGGL from the coding sequence ATGAGCGAGATGCGCTTTTTCGTCGATCCCATCCGCTGCATCGGGTGCAAGGCGTGCATGCAGGCCTGCTCGGAGTGCGCCACCCACAAGGGCAAGTCGATGATCCACCTCGAGTACATCGAGCGCGGCGCGAGCACCCAGACGGCCCCGATGGTGTGCATGCACTGCGACCTGCCGACCTGCGCCGCCGTGTGCCCTGCCGACGCGATCAAGCGGACCGAGGACGGCGTGGTGCAGTCCAGCCAGGCGCCGCGCTGCATCGGGTGCGCCAACTGCGTGAACGCCTGTCCCTTCGGCGTGCCGCGCTACTACCCGGAAATTGACCAGATGCTCAAGTGCGACATGTGCTACGACCGCACCTCGGTGGGGCAAAAGCCGATGTGCGCGAGCGTGTGCCCGTCCGAGGCGCTGTTTTTCGGCACGCTGGAGGAGTTCCAGTCGCGCCGCCACGGCACGCCGAGCAACACCTTCCAGTTCGGGAACCAGACCATTACCACCAAGGTTTTCCTCGTGCTGCCGGACCAGGAAGTCGGCCTCGACATGGACGTGATCGCGCATATGGACGCCCGCTTCGAGCCCGACGCCTTTGACCATATCGACCCCTTTGCCCACCTGGAGCCGCTGCCGCAGGCCCAGGGCGGGCCACACGCCCAGAGAGGAGGGCTATGA
- a CDS encoding ubiquinol-cytochrome c reductase iron-sulfur subunit produces the protein MTFRQDDQKPPAPAPQRDEGQKRVKGRIRHWKDDFSVDWDATDYVSRREFTRFLGLSSAGMALGTTMIAAAGSLRRPGPAAEPLKLGPVDRFAPGSSTAFEFPKKGQYSLLIRHEDGSFSAYGQKCPHLGCAVYYEHEKNVLECPCHEGFFNVKTGDVISGPPQRGLNVVDLEVRDGELWAVGGGGH, from the coding sequence ATGACCTTTCGCCAGGACGATCAGAAGCCGCCGGCCCCCGCTCCGCAGCGCGATGAGGGCCAGAAACGCGTAAAGGGCCGCATTCGGCACTGGAAAGACGACTTCAGCGTGGACTGGGACGCCACCGACTACGTGTCGCGGCGCGAGTTCACCCGCTTCCTCGGGCTGAGCAGCGCAGGGATGGCCCTCGGCACGACGATGATTGCGGCCGCTGGCAGCCTGCGCCGGCCCGGGCCGGCCGCCGAGCCCCTCAAGCTCGGTCCGGTGGACCGCTTCGCGCCCGGCAGCTCTACGGCCTTCGAGTTTCCGAAAAAGGGGCAGTACTCGCTGCTGATCCGGCATGAGGACGGGTCTTTCAGCGCCTACGGACAGAAGTGCCCGCACCTGGGCTGCGCGGTGTACTACGAGCACGAGAAGAACGTGCTGGAGTGCCCGTGCCACGAGGGCTTTTTCAACGTCAAGACCGGCGACGTGATCAGTGGGCCGCCGCAGCGCGGGCTGAACGTCGTGGACCTCGAGGTACGTGACGGCGAACTGTGGGCCGTGGGAGGGGGAGGACATTGA
- a CDS encoding DUF6755 family protein — protein MTRPELQHRDTLPGELPSRPRTGPPPVTRPRPQYAQRSLIIGLLFSFLLVFWTVQLFMLMTALDAYLGREDALLWPAALSSLLLAALSWGLVRLIPREPRSED, from the coding sequence TTGACCCGGCCCGAACTCCAGCACCGCGACACCCTGCCGGGCGAGCTGCCCAGCCGCCCACGCACGGGACCGCCCCCCGTGACGCGTCCCCGGCCCCAGTACGCCCAGCGCTCGCTGATCATCGGCCTGCTGTTCTCCTTTCTGCTGGTGTTCTGGACGGTGCAGCTCTTCATGCTGATGACCGCGCTCGACGCCTACCTGGGCCGTGAGGACGCGCTGCTGTGGCCCGCCGCCCTCTCCAGCCTGCTGCTCGCCGCGCTGAGCTGGGGCCTCGTGCGCCTGATTCCCCGCGAACCCCGCAGCGAGGACTGA
- a CDS encoding MFS transporter: MTTTDPAPSRSSSWLPRWDPNDPAFWEAEGKARAWRTLAVTTFSLTLAFAVWFMVSAIVVRLNDIGFSLSQGQLFWLTAMPGLAAGITRLAHMFFVPMYGSRHTLTLGTLSLLIPAIGWGVAVQNPNTSFTTFMILAFLAGMGGGNFSSFMPSTSLFFPKKMQGTALGIQAGIGNFGVSLVQFLTPWVVGVNLFWFLGSDSERWTWAGRTSDIWLQNAAWVYIPWLLLGAALSWLVVRSVPIKANFGQQFAIFRDKHTWVMTSIYMMTFGAFSGLAAAFPLLIKNLYGGFENAPLPLKFAFLGPLIGSAVRVLFGLIADKTGGAVLTSISAVGMAVCALLVTPYLTPSSLEQFPLFVAAMLGIFFFSGIGNASTFRQMPIIFNPPQSAGVIGWTAAIAAFGPFIVSMSLSAITAATGNARLFFYLLAAFCVLNLGLNWYFYGRKGAEKPS, from the coding sequence ATGACCACCACCGACCCCGCCCCGTCCCGCTCGTCCAGTTGGCTGCCCCGCTGGGATCCGAACGACCCCGCCTTCTGGGAAGCCGAGGGCAAAGCCCGCGCCTGGCGCACGCTGGCGGTGACGACCTTCTCGCTGACGCTGGCCTTCGCGGTGTGGTTCATGGTGTCGGCCATCGTGGTGCGGCTCAACGACATCGGCTTTAGCCTGTCGCAGGGCCAGCTGTTCTGGCTGACCGCGATGCCGGGGCTCGCGGCGGGCATCACCCGCCTGGCGCACATGTTCTTCGTGCCGATGTACGGCTCGCGCCACACGCTGACCCTGGGCACGCTCAGCCTGCTGATTCCGGCGATCGGCTGGGGCGTCGCGGTGCAAAACCCGAACACCTCCTTTACCACCTTCATGATTCTGGCGTTCCTGGCGGGAATGGGCGGGGGCAATTTCAGCTCGTTCATGCCCAGCACCTCACTGTTTTTCCCCAAGAAGATGCAGGGCACCGCGCTGGGCATCCAGGCGGGGATCGGCAACTTCGGGGTCTCGCTGGTGCAGTTCCTGACGCCGTGGGTGGTCGGGGTCAACCTGTTCTGGTTCCTGGGCAGCGACTCGGAGCGCTGGACCTGGGCCGGGCGCACGAGCGACATCTGGCTGCAAAACGCCGCCTGGGTCTATATTCCCTGGCTGCTGCTCGGCGCCGCACTGAGCTGGCTGGTCGTCCGCAGCGTGCCGATCAAGGCCAACTTCGGGCAGCAGTTCGCGATCTTCCGCGACAAGCACACCTGGGTGATGACCAGCATCTACATGATGACCTTCGGGGCCTTCTCGGGGCTGGCCGCCGCCTTTCCCCTCTTGATCAAGAACCTCTACGGCGGCTTCGAGAACGCACCCCTGCCGCTTAAATTCGCCTTCCTGGGGCCCTTGATCGGCTCGGCGGTGCGGGTGCTGTTCGGGCTGATCGCCGACAAGACGGGCGGCGCGGTCCTGACCTCGATCAGCGCGGTCGGCATGGCGGTGTGTGCGCTGCTCGTCACGCCGTACCTCACCCCGAGCAGCCTCGAGCAGTTCCCGCTGTTCGTCGCCGCCATGCTGGGGATCTTCTTCTTCTCGGGCATCGGCAATGCGAGCACCTTCCGCCAGATGCCGATCATCTTCAACCCGCCCCAGAGCGCGGGCGTGATCGGCTGGACGGCCGCGATCGCCGCTTTCGGCCCCTTCATCGTGAGCATGTCGCTCTCGGCGATCACCGCCGCCACCGGCAACGCGCGGCTGTTCTTCTACCTGCTCGCGGCGTTTTGTGTCCTGAACCTGGGGCTCAACTGGTACTTTTATGGCCGCAAGGGGGCCGAGAAGCCGAGCTGA